In Phocoena sinus isolate mPhoSin1 chromosome 10, mPhoSin1.pri, whole genome shotgun sequence, a single genomic region encodes these proteins:
- the BEST3 gene encoding bestrophin-3 isoform X2, with the protein MFLISSSVHGSDEHGRLLRRTLMRYVNLTSLLIFRSVSTAVYKRFPTMDHVVEAERTGNKPILPKSFEKQSF; encoded by the exons ATGTTTCTCATCTCCAGCAGTGTTCATGGAAGTGACGAGCATGGGCGCCTGCTCAGGAGGACACTGATGCGCTATGTCAACCTCACATCCCTGCTCATCTTCCGCTCGGTGAGCACGGCTGTGTACAAAAGGTTTCCGACGATGGACCATGTGGTTGAAGCAG AAAGAACTGGCAATAAACCCATCCTGCCTAAAAGTTTTGAGAAGCAGAGCTTTTAG